In a genomic window of Gossypium arboreum isolate Shixiya-1 chromosome 9, ASM2569848v2, whole genome shotgun sequence:
- the LOC108456222 gene encoding uncharacterized protein LOC108456222, translating to MGMVIIISLPLIFFCLLLGLGCYLLGRYKGRQEIRTNPEIYGVPAPPSRQAASFQSPPPPPPAAAPHNKPDSLAYA from the coding sequence ATGGGTATGGTTATAATCATCTCTTTGCCTTTAATTTTCTTTTGCTTATTACTTGGACTTGGATGTTACTTATTGGGAAGATATAAAGGGAGACAAGAAATACGTACCAATCCTGAGATTTATGGGGTACCAGCTCCGCCGTCTAGACAGGCAGCTTCGTTCCAGTCTCCTCCTCCACCACCACCGGCGGCGGCGCCACACAACAAGCCTGATAGTTTGGCCTATGCTTGA